GAGGCTGACGCCGAAGCGGAGCTGGTCGGAGATGCGCACGCCGAGCGCGCCGCCCGCGTGGTAGGTCGCGCGGAACTCCGCGCTGCTGAGCGTCCAGCGGGCGCGGTTGTCGCCGCTGTCCGCGTCCAGGCCGGTGCGGGTGGTGTGCGATCCGAAGCGAGGCGCGAAGATCCCGAACGCGAGCGTGATCCCCGGCTCGAGCCGTCGCGCGATGGTGGCCGCGCTCGGGATCGAGAGCAGCTCGAGGTAGCCGCCGTCGTTCGACTCCCCGGTCGTCGAGGAGATGAGCCCGCCCTCCTCGGCGGCCCGGATCTGGAGCGCGCTCCCGTTGACGTCGACCGCCGCGCGATCGACCGAGGCGAGGCCGGCGGGGTTGTACCAGGCGCCGCTTCCGTCGCGGACCACCGCGCTGACCGCGCCCCCCGTCATCGCCGCTTCGTTGCCGACGAGGATGCCGTCGCCGTTGCCCGCGCGGGCGGCGCCGGGGAGGGCGAGCCACACCCCGAGCGCCGCGAGAGCCCCGCACCGCGCGCGTCTGCGCACGGCCTACCGCTTGTTCTTCCCGAAGATGCCCAGCTTGAGGTGCGCGAGCTGGCTCTCCACCAGGCGCCCCGCCACCTTCAGCGCGCTCTCGTCCTCGCGCTTCTGCAGCTTGCCCTCCTCGTACTGCGTGCGGGCCTTGCGGCGCTGCAGCTTGCCGCTCGAGGTCTTGGGGATGGTGCCCGCGTCGACCACGACCACCTCGTCCACCGTGAGCCCGGTCTGCTTGGCGATCTCGGCCTTGACGTTCCGCGCGAGCACGTCCCGGCCGTCGCTCTGCTTCGTCTCCGCGAGCACGATGACCGCCTCGCGGCCGAGGCCCTCGCGGTAGGTCGGGAACGCGACGACGTTGCCGGCGCGCACGCCGGGCACCTCGCTGCCCGCCCACTCGAGATCCTGGGGGTAATAGTTCTTGCCATTGACGATGATGACGTCCTTGGCGCGGCCGCAGATGTAGATGTTGCCGTCCGCGAGGTAGCCGAGGTCGCCGGTGCGCATCCAGCCGTCTCGGCCGATGGTGATGCGCGTGGCCTCGGGCCGGTCGTAGTAGCCCTGCATGACGCTCGGGCCGCTCACCTCGATCTCGCCGACCTTGCGGTCCTCGAGCACGGCGCGCGTCTCGACGTCCACGACGCGGATGCCGTGCTCGTCGAACGCCTTGCCGCAGTGCACGATCTCGACGACCTCGCTCGAGGGCGCGTCGTCCGGAGCGGGCACCGCCTCGCCGTCGCTCCAGAGCTTCTCCGCGTCCACGCGGTCGGTCGGCACGCCGGTCGAGAACGCGATGGCGAGGGTGTACTCGGCCATGCCGTAGCTCGGCACGAAGGCGCCCTCGCGGAAGCCCACCTTGCTGAAGCGGTCGGCGAAGGCGCGCAGGGTCTCGGCCTGGATCGGCTCGGCGCCGCAGCCCGCCACCCGCACCGCGCTCAGGTCGAGGCCCTCGAGGTCGCGGTCCCGCACGCGCTTGGCGGTGATGGCGTACGAGAAGTTCGGCCCGTAGGTGATGGTCCCGCGGTGCTTGCTCAGCACCTCGAGCCAGCTGGCGGGCCGCTTCAGGAAGGTCATCGGCGACATGAAGCTCACCGGCACGCGGTGATGAATCGGCGCGATGACGAAGCCGATCAGGCCCATGTCGTGGAAGAGCGGCAGCCAGCTGACGCCGCGGTCCTCGTCGTTCGACGCGAGCCCTTCGCGCATGATGGCGCGCGCGTTGTGCGCGAGGTTGCCGTGGGTGACGATCACGCCCTTGGGCTTGTTGGTCGAGCCGCTCGTGAACTGCAGGAAGCAGGTGTCGTCGAGCGTGAGGTTCGGGTCCTGCCAGAGGCTCGCGTCGCCCACCAGCTCGCTGCGGAGCAGGA
This genomic interval from Sandaracinaceae bacterium contains the following:
- a CDS encoding fatty acyl-AMP ligase, coding for MQDQALLTLPRALERAAGRTGYGFTFVKDDLSEEDHPWSSLLEEAKSLAVALAAHGMKKGDHVALILPEAGDFVPLFLGVVQGGGVPVPLYPPMGMGQLGGYLDHSKHIIHASRAKLLVTNRQIKAVIGKVHDSAPDLQKILLRSELVGDASLWQDPNLTLDDTCFLQFTSGSTNKPKGVIVTHGNLAHNARAIMREGLASNDEDRGVSWLPLFHDMGLIGFVIAPIHHRVPVSFMSPMTFLKRPASWLEVLSKHRGTITYGPNFSYAITAKRVRDRDLEGLDLSAVRVAGCGAEPIQAETLRAFADRFSKVGFREGAFVPSYGMAEYTLAIAFSTGVPTDRVDAEKLWSDGEAVPAPDDAPSSEVVEIVHCGKAFDEHGIRVVDVETRAVLEDRKVGEIEVSGPSVMQGYYDRPEATRITIGRDGWMRTGDLGYLADGNIYICGRAKDVIIVNGKNYYPQDLEWAGSEVPGVRAGNVVAFPTYREGLGREAVIVLAETKQSDGRDVLARNVKAEIAKQTGLTVDEVVVVDAGTIPKTSSGKLQRRKARTQYEEGKLQKREDESALKVAGRLVESQLAHLKLGIFGKNKR